In one Myxosarcina sp. GI1 genomic region, the following are encoded:
- a CDS encoding PAS domain S-box protein — MLTFSDNWLLTDSLTDYVLGISSSVSSFMPHGMCYLWKPSLIGLYVVSDLLIAISYYSIPFTLIYIVRKRKDIPFNGIFFLFAAFIIFCGTGHALDIWTLWHPNYWISGCVRAATAIVSVITAIALIRLIPQILTLPSNAQMRVINQKLEQTIEELKQKDLVIWVKEKFLQTMLDNLSDGIAACDSQGKLTIFNRASKVFFGELEEIHSDEWSNYYGLYESDGKTLLKQEKLPLLRALNGESVRNFKLVTKQQSKKKRTLLANGDSIVDADGEKIGAVVAMRDISELEKVAEALRENEAKYRLIADNSEDLIATLNADRIYLYVSPSCYALLGYKPKEMLGKCLDDFLHPEDRELFARREEVCIAQSDRCTNIHRMRHKHGHYIWFESINRYLKKSNSESIISVSRDITKRKQTEDAVAQLNEELEARVKQRTAELETSNQSLKAEIIERQRIEEEIRLLQNITQSIAGAEDFEEAITLTLRQVCETGGWHYAEAWIPSSNEKVLELSSAWYSSSVELLPFREGSIHFSFPPGVEVSGRVWANQKFEWIQNLPSQDEEYFPRVKLAEQVGFKTALGVPITADHKVIAVFVFFDLYHRSENKRMVELVKSVAAQLGLIMKRKQVEDALRSSMATNRALLDAIPDWMFRFGYDGTLVNFKAPKNTHAPLISSNFIGKKLDEVLPQDVAKVMINGITEALTTKKVQICEYQLNRKTKTKDYEARIAVSDRNEVMAIVRDITERKQIEYNIRSALEKEKHLNELKTRFVTMTSHEFRTPLASILSSSELLEHYAHKWSEERKLNHLHRIQTSVKHMTGLLNDVLLLGKADAGKLALSPTEFDLYRFCREYVEEMQLITKTHQIIFNRHGCFEESHDRSTNPDDITGNRGYTVCMDEKLLRHILNNLLSNAIKYSPNSDKVYFDVTCEPKQVVFQVRDLGIGIPVEDQKHLFDSFHRASNVNSIPGTGLGLPIVKRAVDLHGGTIAMKSKMGDGTTFTVTLPNLTIK; from the coding sequence AACGAAAGGATATTCCTTTCAATGGAATTTTCTTTTTATTTGCCGCTTTTATCATTTTTTGTGGCACTGGTCATGCTTTAGATATTTGGACTCTTTGGCATCCTAACTATTGGATTTCTGGATGTGTTAGAGCCGCTACAGCTATTGTTTCGGTAATTACAGCGATCGCGCTAATTAGACTAATTCCGCAAATTTTAACCTTGCCTTCTAATGCACAGATGCGGGTCATTAACCAGAAGCTAGAGCAAACTATTGAGGAATTGAAACAGAAAGATTTAGTTATTTGGGTTAAAGAAAAATTCTTACAAACTATGCTGGATAATCTTTCTGATGGTATTGCTGCTTGCGACAGTCAAGGTAAGCTAACTATTTTCAATCGAGCCAGTAAAGTTTTTTTTGGAGAATTAGAAGAAATTCACTCTGATGAATGGTCGAACTACTACGGTTTATATGAGTCAGACGGTAAAACTCTACTCAAACAAGAAAAACTTCCTTTATTACGTGCCCTCAATGGTGAATCAGTTAGAAACTTCAAATTAGTTACCAAGCAACAATCGAAAAAAAAACGTACTCTACTGGCTAATGGCGATTCTATTGTCGATGCCGATGGTGAGAAAATTGGCGCAGTAGTCGCAATGCGAGACATCAGCGAGTTAGAAAAAGTAGCGGAAGCTTTGCGAGAAAATGAAGCTAAGTATCGCCTGATTGCCGATAACTCTGAGGATTTAATTGCTACTCTCAACGCCGATCGCATTTATCTTTATGTTTCCCCCTCCTGTTACGCACTTTTGGGTTACAAACCAAAAGAAATGTTGGGTAAATGCCTCGATGATTTTCTGCATCCCGAAGATCGAGAATTGTTCGCCCGCAGAGAAGAAGTTTGCATAGCCCAGAGCGATCGCTGCACTAATATCCATCGAATGAGACATAAACATGGACACTATATCTGGTTTGAAAGCATCAATCGTTATTTAAAAAAATCTAATTCAGAATCAATTATTTCTGTATCGCGAGACATTACCAAACGCAAACAGACTGAAGATGCTGTTGCTCAACTTAACGAGGAACTTGAAGCCAGAGTCAAACAGCGCACCGCCGAACTGGAAACTTCTAACCAGTCTTTAAAAGCAGAAATTATCGAACGCCAGCGAATTGAAGAAGAGATTCGGTTACTGCAAAATATTACTCAGTCTATTGCAGGGGCTGAGGATTTTGAAGAAGCTATTACACTCACCCTACGACAGGTATGTGAGACTGGCGGTTGGCATTATGCTGAAGCTTGGATTCCCTCGTCGAATGAAAAAGTTCTAGAACTCAGTTCTGCTTGGTATAGCAGTTCTGTAGAACTTTTGCCCTTTAGAGAAGGTAGCATTCACTTTTCTTTTCCTCCAGGTGTTGAAGTGTCTGGAAGAGTTTGGGCAAATCAAAAATTTGAGTGGATTCAAAATCTTCCTTCTCAGGACGAAGAATATTTTCCTAGAGTCAAATTAGCAGAGCAAGTAGGGTTTAAAACTGCTTTAGGAGTACCGATAACTGCCGACCATAAAGTAATTGCAGTTTTTGTATTCTTCGATTTGTATCATCGTTCGGAAAACAAAAGAATGGTAGAACTGGTCAAGTCAGTTGCCGCACAGTTGGGTTTGATTATGAAGCGTAAACAAGTTGAAGATGCCTTACGCTCTAGCATGGCAACCAATCGCGCTTTACTCGATGCCATTCCCGACTGGATGTTTCGCTTTGGCTACGACGGCACTTTAGTTAATTTTAAAGCTCCCAAAAATACTCACGCTCCTTTAATTTCCAGCAATTTTATTGGCAAGAAACTCGACGAAGTTTTGCCCCAAGACGTTGCCAAAGTAATGATTAATGGAATCACTGAAGCTTTGACCACCAAAAAAGTTCAAATTTGCGAATATCAGTTAAATCGAAAAACCAAAACCAAGGATTATGAAGCGCGGATTGCCGTTAGCGATCGCAATGAAGTGATGGCAATCGTACGAGATATTACCGAACGCAAGCAAATAGAATATAATATTCGCTCCGCTTTAGAAAAAGAAAAACATCTTAACGAACTCAAAACTCGTTTTGTTACCATGACCTCTCATGAGTTTCGCACACCACTAGCTTCAATTTTATCTTCCTCCGAATTGCTAGAACATTATGCTCACAAGTGGTCTGAAGAGCGAAAATTAAACCATTTGCATCGAATTCAAACCTCGGTCAAACACATGACTGGTTTGTTAAATGATGTCTTGCTGCTTGGTAAAGCTGATGCAGGTAAGTTAGCTCTCAGTCCTACTGAATTCGATCTGTATCGGTTTTGCCGAGAATATGTTGAAGAAATGCAGCTAATTACTAAAACTCATCAAATTATTTTTAATCGACATGGCTGTTTTGAAGAGAGCCACGATCGCAGTACAAATCCTGATGACATAACTGGAAATCGAGGTTATACCGTTTGTATGGATGAAAAACTGCTGCGTCATATTCTAAACAATTTACTTTCTAATGCTATTAAGTACTCGCCTAATAGCGACAAAGTTTATTTTGATGTGACATGCGAACCCAAACAAGTCGTATTTCAAGTTCGAGACTTAGGAATAGGTATACCTGTTGAAGACCAAAAACATCTATTCGATTCTTTTCATCGAGCTAGCAATGTTAACTCAATCCCTGGTACGGGTTTGGGATTACCCATTGTCAAAAGAGCGGTAGATTTGCATGGTGGAACGATTGCTATGAAAAGTAAGATGGGTGACGGTACTACCTTTACAGTTACTCTCCCTAATTTAACTATTAAATAA
- a CDS encoding response regulator transcription factor: MTKILVIEDELFVRENITELLEAEDFEVFSTENGILGVLWAQENLPDLVICDIMMPEISGHDVLIEMRQSPSLALTPFIFLTAMADKADQREGMELGADDYLTKPFTRDELLGAIEVRLEKQQKLLEKYDSEHQRAEMLEQRVRELEQLQLQESVSQEYYEAVLKLITAINLIEKIQPGERRDRNLNIVRETCAQEIGMLKKVPKLQHEVLSKNSSLSLLLQH, translated from the coding sequence GTGACTAAAATTTTAGTAATAGAAGACGAATTATTTGTTAGAGAAAACATTACAGAACTGTTAGAAGCAGAAGATTTTGAAGTTTTCAGTACCGAAAATGGCATTTTGGGAGTGCTATGGGCGCAGGAGAATCTACCAGACTTGGTTATTTGTGACATTATGATGCCTGAAATTAGCGGACATGACGTTTTGATTGAAATGCGGCAATCACCAAGTTTGGCTCTAACCCCATTTATTTTTCTTACCGCTATGGCAGATAAAGCCGATCAAAGAGAAGGTATGGAACTGGGAGCGGATGATTATCTAACTAAGCCATTTACCAGAGACGAGTTGCTTGGTGCTATTGAAGTTAGATTAGAAAAACAACAAAAGCTCTTAGAAAAATACGATAGCGAACATCAGCGTGCGGAAATGTTAGAGCAAAGAGTTCGCGAACTCGAACAACTGCAATTGCAAGAAAGCGTCTCACAAGAATATTACGAGGCAGTACTCAAGCTAATTACGGCAATCAATCTTATCGAAAAAATTCAGCCAGGAGAAAGACGCGATCGCAATTTAAATATCGTTCGTGAAACTTGCGCTCAAGAAATTGGTATGCTCAAAAAGGTACCCAAATTACAACACGAAGTTTTGTCCAAAAATTCTAGTTTGTCATTATTACTACAACACTAA
- a CDS encoding S-(hydroxymethyl)glutathione dehydrogenase/class III alcohol dehydrogenase, which translates to MKVKAAVAFEAGKPLSIETVDLAPPQAGEVLIEVKATGVCHTDAYTLSGADPEGLFPAILGHEGAGVVAEVGEGVTSLKPGDRVIPLYTPECRQCAYCLSMKTNLCQAIRATQGKGVMPDGTSRFSLDGEQLYHYMGTSTFANYTVLPEIAVAKIRDDAPFDKACLIGCGVTTGLGAVVNTAKVEPGANVVVFGLGGIGLNVIQGAKMVGASKIIGVDINPDKRPLAEKYGMTDFVNPKEIDGDLVPYLVELTDGGADYTFECIGKVEIMRQALECCHKGWGVSVVIGVAGGGEEISTRPFQLVTGRVWKGSAFGGARGRTDVPKIVDWYMEGKINIDDLITHTMPLEQINKAFDLMHQGESIRSVITF; encoded by the coding sequence ATGAAAGTAAAAGCAGCAGTAGCTTTTGAGGCGGGTAAACCTCTTAGTATCGAAACGGTCGATCTCGCTCCCCCTCAAGCAGGAGAAGTTTTAATTGAAGTCAAAGCTACAGGTGTTTGTCATACGGATGCTTATACGCTATCTGGTGCCGATCCTGAAGGTTTATTTCCCGCTATTTTAGGGCATGAAGGCGCGGGAGTTGTTGCCGAGGTAGGAGAGGGAGTAACCAGCCTCAAACCAGGCGATCGCGTCATTCCTCTATATACTCCTGAATGCCGACAGTGTGCCTATTGTTTGAGCATGAAAACCAATCTCTGCCAGGCAATTCGCGCTACTCAGGGTAAAGGCGTAATGCCCGATGGTACTAGTAGGTTTTCTCTCGATGGCGAGCAGCTTTACCACTACATGGGAACTTCCACCTTTGCTAACTATACGGTTTTACCAGAAATTGCCGTTGCTAAAATTCGCGACGATGCACCTTTCGATAAAGCTTGTTTGATCGGCTGTGGAGTTACTACTGGTTTGGGCGCGGTAGTCAATACCGCTAAAGTCGAGCCAGGAGCAAATGTCGTGGTGTTTGGCTTGGGCGGTATTGGGCTAAATGTCATTCAGGGAGCCAAAATGGTAGGGGCCAGTAAAATTATTGGGGTAGATATCAACCCAGATAAACGACCCCTGGCAGAAAAATACGGGATGACTGATTTTGTCAATCCTAAAGAAATAGACGGCGATTTAGTCCCCTATTTAGTCGAATTAACTGATGGCGGTGCAGACTACACTTTTGAGTGTATCGGTAAGGTTGAAATAATGCGTCAGGCTTTAGAGTGCTGTCACAAAGGTTGGGGTGTTTCGGTAGTTATTGGTGTTGCGGGTGGGGGAGAAGAAATTAGTACCCGTCCGTTTCAGTTAGTTACAGGAAGAGTCTGGAAAGGTAGTGCTTTTGGTGGTGCCAGAGGTCGCACTGACGTACCTAAAATCGTCGATTGGTATATGGAAGGAAAAATTAATATTGACGATCTGATTACTCACACAATGCCCCTAGAGCAAATTAATAAGGCTTTCGATCTCATGCACCAAGGAGAATCGATTCGTAGTGTAATTACGTTCTGA